The genome window CCTCGAAGGGATTCTCTCGCTGTACGACGAGGAGGTGAACGAGATGATGGACCTGCGTCTGTACGTCGAGACGGACGCCGACGTCCGCATTCTCCGACGAATCGACCGCGACGTAGTCGAACGCGGCCGGGACCTGGAGGGCGTCATCGACCAGTATCTCTCGACGGTCAAACCGATGCACGAGCAGTTCATCGAACCCACGAAGAAGCACGCCGACCTCATCATCCCGGAGGGGGCAAACAGCGTCGCTGTCAACCTCCTAGAGGAGAAGGTGCGCGCGGAGGTCGCCGGGGACGTCGCGCGCGACTGGGAGCGGGAGACGTTCGACCGCGAGGTGTCGGACGCGGTGACGCTGAGCGAGTCCGAACCTTAGCTCACGACCGGGTGCGGGTGAAGTTCTCCGCGCCCTCGTAGAACCAGAATCCGTTGTCGCGCATGGCTCGACCGACCGCCTTGTGGAAGTCGACGAAGTCCGAGAACTCCTCCTGGTCGACGTGCTCGAAGATGTCGCGGAGCGCGACGACGCGTTCGTAGTCGAGACGAATCGGGTCGTCGCCGTACTCGGAGACGAACTCGTCGCGGTTCAGCGGGAAATCCTCCTCTTCGTCTATCTTCTTGGCGATGACGGCGTGGCCGTACTTGCGACGTCCTTCGCTGCCCTGTTCGCCGTCGGGGTCGTGTGGCCAGTCCATACCCGGCAGTTGGGCGGTGGTCGCAAAACCGTTACCCTTCTCAGCCCACCGTCACTGCGTGTGCGGATACGGTCGACCGTCACTGCGTGTGCGGGTACGCGTCGAGTTCGACGAACGACGTCGACCCGCAGGCGGCGCACTCGGTCGGCGGTTCGTAGTGGCGGTCGGTACCCTCGCCGCCGGTAGTCGTACCGACGTAGATGAGGTGACAGTTCTCGCAGACGAACTCCCGCGGGCGTTCGGGTACGTGTGACATACGATTTCGTCGTCGGCCGACGGTTTGTAACTTCGTTGTGGTTTTTCTGAGTGTTCGCGCGAAAATGCGGTGGGACTGGGATTCGAACTCGCCGAGACGGTCGCTCCCTTCGGTCGCGCTGCGACTCGTCCGCTCGAATCCGGGTCGTTTCCAGTTGTCGTACCGCGAGCGAGGCCGAAAGGCCGAGAGAGTGGCCTCTTTGGTTCACCGTCAGAGCAAAGCTCTGACGAGCCTTCGCTCACTCCGTTCGCGAAGACAGATTTTTGCGCCGAGTGGTCGCGCGGAGCGCGACCCGAGGCGGAAAAAGGTGGAGCGGTGGGACTGGGATTCGAACCCAGGAGGCCGAAGGCCACCTGCTTTCAAGGCAGGCGCAATAGTCCACTCTGCCATCCCACCAGCATCGGTACTACCGGCGGTCTCCTCTAAGTCCTGTCGGTCCTCAGTTACGGACGACCCGCGGTTCCCCGTCCTCGGCGACGACTCGAAGCCCGTGTTCCGCGACGAACTCCGCGGTGTGTTTGGGCACGATGCGGCCCGCCTCGCGTCGGGCGTGCAGCATCGGCAGGACGGTGAGAAGGTCCTCGCCCGTCCCGACGGTCGGCTGCATCGGGACGAAGTCGACGTCGAGCCCCGCGTCGTGACCGTGCGCGGCGAGCGTCTCTATCTCGGGGTGGGTGAACGCCCCGGCGAAGTCGATCGGTTCCGTGAACGCCGCGTAGTAGCTCCGACCGTTCGTCGAGGGGCCGAGCACGACGGGCGTGGTACGGAGCTTCATCGCCGCCGAGTCGACGAGCGTCCGGGTCAGAAACGGGGCGTTCCCGCGGACGACGGCGACGGACCGCGCGTCCTCGGCGTTCAGGAGGTGCGAGACGGTGTTGCCCGCGCGGGCGTCGAACGTCGAGCCGACCTGTTTTTCGACGCGGACGTCCGAGAGGTCGCCGAGCGTGTCGGCGGCGAGCGCGCGAACCGCCGCGGCCGCCGGTTCGTCGGTGACGAACTCGTCGGGGAGCAGGTCGTCGGGGCGGTAGTTGACGAGCAGTTCGCCGCCAGAGCGGGCGGCGGCGAGAAACGCGTCTCTCAGCATCGCGGCGTAGAACTCCGCGGCTTCGTCCTCGGTGAGCGGGCTCGTCTCGGCGAGCTCGGGGAGCACGAGTCCGGGTCGCGGCGGGTCGGCGAACACGGCGACGACGGTCATACGCAGTCCTCGTCGCGGCGGCGCCTTGAACCCGCTGGTGTGCGTCGCCGGACCTGGTGCGTCCGGCGACCGCATCGTCGCCGACCGTCGTCACTGGTCGGCGTCGAATCGGGAGGAAGCCGAATCGAGAGCAAGAGTTCGCGGCTGCGCGCGCCCGTCGCAGCGCGAACCGTTATCGGTGTCGAGGGAGCTCGTAGACGTCGACTTCGCCGGTGCTGAAGACGACGACCTCGTACTCGTCGTAGGTGAACCCGACGTAGCGCATCGGCGTCGCTTCCGGCGTCGCGTTACTCGACAACACCGCCTCCGCGAACCCGAGGTCGATGACGTTTCCGATCGGCGGCTGTAGCTGGAGCGGTTCGGTGTTCTTCGCCCGTGCGAGTGCTTTTGCGACCGCGAACGTCAACGTGTCCGGGTCGTCCGGGTCGTACGTTGCGTTTGCGACCTCCGTGCGGCGTGCGGTGACGAACTCGTCCACCGACGCACTCGACTCCGAGAAGTCAGAATCGGTCGAACGCTCGGGGCTCGACGTCCGACTCGGTTCATCAGTTGAATCTCCCTTCGAGTTGCCCGGTCCATCCATGTCCGTCAGTTGTGCCGGCGTACCAATTTAAATGCTTTATGGATTATTTCCTAGAGTTGTGAATGACAATTTTACTAGTGAACGTCGTTCGCTGAACAGAGTCCGATCTTTCGTTGATACTGATTCGATTGTATCAAAATAGATGAGTGACAGGAAATGCTCTTTGTCCCTACTCCCGATGCGTTCCGTATGGAACCCCTCGGACAGGTCACACGACTCGCCGTCGGCGGCGTCGCGGCGGTCGGCCTCGGCGCGGCGCTGACGTTTCTGGCAACCGGACTCACCGCCGCGACGGTCGTCACGGTAATCCTCGTCGCGGTGTTCGTCGCCGCGGCGGTTCGGTTTGCGGTCCGACGCGCGGGGAGGACGGAGACGCCGTACTGGTAGTCTCGGGCGGCGGTGTCGGAGCGCGCGGGTCGGGCCGCGCTATCGGAGCGTGCGGTCGGGCCGCGCTATCGGAGCGTGCGGTCGGGCCGCGCTATCGGCCGCGTCGACCCTTCGTCTGGCGGTAGTCGCGGCCGAAGACGTTCTCCGTGACGTGTTCGACGAACGCCTCGGTCTGCTCGTCGGTCTGTCTGTCGAGTTCGACCATCGGCACGAGTTCGAAACCGCGGCCGCGAATCGTCGTCGCGTGTTCCTCGTCGACGTCGAAGCTCTCGACGCGCCGGGTGGTGTAGTCGAACGCCAGCGCTTCGAGCGCCCGCTGGCCGACGGGGACGATAATCTGGGGGTTTATCATCCGTATCTCGGCGTTGAGATACGGCTCGCACGTCTCTATCTCAACGTCCGTCGGCCCGCGTTCGGGGTGGCGACAGCGCGTCAGATTCGTCAGAAAGACGTTCTGGAGGTCCGGCTCGGTCGACTCCGGCGTCGACCGCGAGAAGCCGAGTTCGCCGAGCACGTACTGGAGTCGCTCGCCCGCCGCGTCGCCGACGAAGGGAATCCCCGCCTCGTCGGCCCCCGCGCTCGGCATCTCGCCGACGAACACGAACTCCGCGCCCACGTCGCCGTAGCCGTGGACGATGCTCTCGCGCGTCTCGCAGAGCGCCGGACAGTTCGTACAGTTCTCGTCCATGCTGAAGGGGTTCTCCAGCGTGTGCTGGTGGGCGTCCACGGCGGGTGTTGGTGAGGACGAGATAAAACGGTGCGGGGGCGAGGGCGTCAAGCGGGACCGCCGAGCGGTCGACGACTACCGCCGCAGCCCGCCCTGTTCTTTGATGTTCATGATGTGGCGGACGTTCAGGTAGATCTCCTCGGGCGAGGTGTCGCCGTCGGGGTCGTAGAGGTCGCTCACGCGGTAGAGAATCGCCGACAACTGCCGACTCTCGGAGCTGTCGCCGTACACGTCCTCGGCGACCTCGCGGAGCACCCGAACGCGCTCGTCGTCGGCGGGGAACTCGGCGTCGGAGTCCGGAGCCATCTGCCAGTCCGGTTCGTCGTCTCCGGCGTTCTCGGCGTCCACGGACTCCTCCGTCATTTCTGCGACCGGAGCTTCATCCGGTTGACGACGCCGACGTTGTTGGCGACGTTCTCGGTCAGCACGCGGAACGCGTCGGCCGTCTCGTCGTCTTCCTCCAGCACGATGGGTTCGCCGCCGTCGCCGCCGGTTCGCACGTCGGGGTCGAGCGGAATCCCGCCGAGATACGGGAGGTCCGTCTCCTCGGCGAGCGCTTTCCCGCCGCCGGAGCCGAAGATGTCGTGGCTGCTGCCGCAGTCGGGGCAGACGAAACTCGACATGTTCTCGACCACACCGAGGACGCTCGTGTCGTGGGTGCCGAACATCCGCAGTCCCTTCCGGGCGTCGTCGAGCGCCACGTCCTGCGGCGTCGTGACGATGACCGCGCCGGTGAGGGGGAGCGTCTGCAGGATGGTCAGCTGCGTGTCGCCGGTTCCGGGGGGGAGGTCGAGCACGAGGTAGTCGAGCTCGCCCCACTCGACGTCCTCGACCAACTGCGTCAGAATCTTGTGGACCATCGGGCCGCGCCAGATGACGGGGTCGTCGTCGCCGACGAGAAATGCCATCGACATCAGTTTCATCCCGTACTTCTCGGGCGGGACGATGGTCTCCTCGGCCGTCGCCTGCGGGTGGTCGTCGGCGGCGACCATCCGCGGGACGTTCGGGCCGTAGACGTCGGCGTCGAACAGGCCGACGCGCGCGCCGAGTTGCGACAGTCCGGCCGCGAGGTTGACCGCGACGGTCGATTTGCCGACGCCGCCCTTACCGGAGGCGACGGCGATGACGTTCTTCACGCCGGGAAGCACCTGCTCGCTCTGCGAGAGCGACGAGGGCGTCTTCGCCGAGAGGTCGGCTTCGAGTCCCGCCTCCGAGAGCACTTCGCGGACGCGAGTCGCGATGTGCGTCTCGTTCGGGGCGTAGGGCGCACCGAGCGCGAGCGATACGCGAGCGACGCCGTCGTCGACGTCGACGGCGTTGACCAACCCGAGCGAGACGATGTCCTCGCCGAGGTCGGGGTCTTCGACCTCCCGAAGGAGGTCTCGTACGTCGGCTTCGTCCATGCCCTCATGGTGGGTCCGTCGCTCGAATAAGGGTTATGTAAGCGGCGGCAGGCCGCGGCGGCCGAGAAACCTCCATCGCGCTACCGGGGCCGTCACCACGCTATCGAAAGTCGTCGCGTCGTCGAAGTCGTCACCACGCACCGAGAAGTCCGTCACACCGCGGGCTACTAGTACTCACTCTGCGTCACAGTGAACCATGCGATTCACTCTCACGAACGAGCAGCGAGCACTCAGAGACGACGCCCGGGAGTTCGTGGAAACGAACGTCGTTCCGCGGGCCGCCGACCTCGACCGGGACGGTGCGTATCCCGCCTCGATTCTCGACGAACTCGGCGAGCGGGGCTACGCGGGGCTGACCGTCTCCGAATCGTACGGCGGCCGCGGCGAGGGGATGGTCGAACTGGCGCTCGTCACCGAGGAGCTGTCGGCCGGGCTGATGGCCGTCGCGAGCGCAGTCGCGCTGCACCTCGGCGTCGCCGAAATCGTCGAACGGTTCGGGACCGACGCCCAGAAGGACCGCCTGCTCCCCGACATGGCGAGCTACGACCGCGTCGGCGCGCTCGGTCTCAGCGAGGAGAACGCCGGCAGCGACAAGCGAGGGATAGAGACGACGGCGACGCGGGAGGGCGACGAGTGGGTGCTCGACGGCCACAAGCGGTGGGTGACGAACTACGACGACGCCGATGTCGTGCTGACCTACGCGCGAACCGGCCCCCCCGAGAACGCCCCCCGGAACGTCACCGCGTTTCTCGTCCCTGCCGACGAGTTCGAGGTCGACACCGTCTGGGAGACGCTCGGCGCGAGAAGCGTGAAATCGCCGAAGGTGGCGCTCTCGAACGTCCGGGTCCCGGACGAGCGACGAATCGGCGAGGTGGATGAGGCGCTCGTCCAGCGCGGGAGCGCGACGACCGGCGTCAACGTCCCCGCCCGCGCCGTGGGTCTGGCCCGCGCGGCGCTCGAAGACGCCGTCGCGTACACGAGCGGGCGCGAGCAGTTCGGCGGGCGAATCGGTGACTACCAGGGCGTCCGGTGGCGCGTCGCCGAGATGGCTCGCCGCGTCGACACCGCGCGCCTGCTCACGCTCCGGGCCGCGGACTACGCCGACCGCGGCCGCGACGCGACTCGCGAGTTCGGGATGGCGAAGGTGTACGCCACGGAGGCCGCCGTCGACGTGACGAACGACGCGCTCCAACTCCACGGCGGCGTCGGGTACACGACGGACCGGTCGGTCGAACGGTACCTGCGCGACGCGCGCCTCCTGACTATCGCCGGCGGCCCGAACGAGGGGCACCGCGACACGGTCGCAGACGCGGTGTACGAGCGCGAAACGTAACGGTGTACGAGCGCGAAACGTAACGGTGTACGAACGCGAAACGTAATTCGGTGAGCACCGACTTCTGCAACCGGCGACGACACTACCCCGCGGCCGAGGGCGGCGAGCGTCCGCGGCCGCGCA of Haloprofundus halophilus contains these proteins:
- the udk gene encoding uridine kinase, which codes for MTIPSFVIGIAGGTGAGKTTVSRLITESVGESVTRIPLDNYYEDLGHLDFEARTEVNYDHPSAFEWGLLREQLRLLTEGQSVEMPQYDFEAHDRKDERVTVDPTDVIILEGILSLYDEEVNEMMDLRLYVETDADVRILRRIDRDVVERGRDLEGVIDQYLSTVKPMHEQFIEPTKKHADLIIPEGANSVAVNLLEEKVRAEVAGDVARDWERETFDREVSDAVTLSESEP
- a CDS encoding DUF5785 family protein; amino-acid sequence: MDWPHDPDGEQGSEGRRKYGHAVIAKKIDEEEDFPLNRDEFVSEYGDDPIRLDYERVVALRDIFEHVDQEEFSDFVDFHKAVGRAMRDNGFWFYEGAENFTRTRS
- a CDS encoding DUF2064 domain-containing protein, which translates into the protein MTVVAVFADPPRPGLVLPELAETSPLTEDEAAEFYAAMLRDAFLAAARSGGELLVNYRPDDLLPDEFVTDEPAAAAVRALAADTLGDLSDVRVEKQVGSTFDARAGNTVSHLLNAEDARSVAVVRGNAPFLTRTLVDSAAMKLRTTPVVLGPSTNGRSYYAAFTEPIDFAGAFTHPEIETLAAHGHDAGLDVDFVPMQPTVGTGEDLLTVLPMLHARREAGRIVPKHTAEFVAEHGLRVVAEDGEPRVVRN
- a CDS encoding HalOD1 output domain-containing protein → MDGPGNSKGDSTDEPSRTSSPERSTDSDFSESSASVDEFVTARRTEVANATYDPDDPDTLTFAVAKALARAKNTEPLQLQPPIGNVIDLGFAEAVLSSNATPEATPMRYVGFTYDEYEVVVFSTGEVDVYELPRHR
- a CDS encoding uracil-DNA glycosylase, which translates into the protein MDAHQHTLENPFSMDENCTNCPALCETRESIVHGYGDVGAEFVFVGEMPSAGADEAGIPFVGDAAGERLQYVLGELGFSRSTPESTEPDLQNVFLTNLTRCRHPERGPTDVEIETCEPYLNAEIRMINPQIIVPVGQRALEALAFDYTTRRVESFDVDEEHATTIRGRGFELVPMVELDRQTDEQTEAFVEHVTENVFGRDYRQTKGRRGR
- a CDS encoding Mrp/NBP35 family ATP-binding protein, yielding MDEADVRDLLREVEDPDLGEDIVSLGLVNAVDVDDGVARVSLALGAPYAPNETHIATRVREVLSEAGLEADLSAKTPSSLSQSEQVLPGVKNVIAVASGKGGVGKSTVAVNLAAGLSQLGARVGLFDADVYGPNVPRMVAADDHPQATAEETIVPPEKYGMKLMSMAFLVGDDDPVIWRGPMVHKILTQLVEDVEWGELDYLVLDLPPGTGDTQLTILQTLPLTGAVIVTTPQDVALDDARKGLRMFGTHDTSVLGVVENMSSFVCPDCGSSHDIFGSGGGKALAEETDLPYLGGIPLDPDVRTGGDGGEPIVLEEDDETADAFRVLTENVANNVGVVNRMKLRSQK
- a CDS encoding acyl-CoA dehydrogenase family protein: MRFTLTNEQRALRDDAREFVETNVVPRAADLDRDGAYPASILDELGERGYAGLTVSESYGGRGEGMVELALVTEELSAGLMAVASAVALHLGVAEIVERFGTDAQKDRLLPDMASYDRVGALGLSEENAGSDKRGIETTATREGDEWVLDGHKRWVTNYDDADVVLTYARTGPPENAPRNVTAFLVPADEFEVDTVWETLGARSVKSPKVALSNVRVPDERRIGEVDEALVQRGSATTGVNVPARAVGLARAALEDAVAYTSGREQFGGRIGDYQGVRWRVAEMARRVDTARLLTLRAADYADRGRDATREFGMAKVYATEAAVDVTNDALQLHGGVGYTTDRSVERYLRDARLLTIAGGPNEGHRDTVADAVYERET